In the Variovorax sp. S12S4 genome, one interval contains:
- a CDS encoding flavin reductase family protein, with product MTAIDYYYYEPAKGHGLSHNPLNALIAPRPIGWISSRDAQGRVNLAPYSFFNAFNYDPPIIGFSSIAWKDSVQNASETREFVWNLVTRELGEKMNETSAPHPHGVDEFPLAGLTAVPGRMVNVPRVAESRAAMECKVIDIVQFRNTAGEKVEGWLVLGEVVAVYIDKLLLKNGVYQTANAYPIMRSGGLNDYVQVTPETVFQINRLAGASSPSSHGTK from the coding sequence ATGACCGCCATCGACTATTACTACTACGAGCCGGCCAAGGGCCACGGTCTGAGCCACAACCCGCTCAATGCCCTTATCGCCCCGCGCCCGATAGGTTGGATCTCGTCGCGAGATGCTCAGGGACGAGTCAATCTCGCGCCTTACAGTTTTTTCAACGCCTTCAACTACGACCCGCCGATCATCGGGTTCTCCTCGATCGCCTGGAAAGACAGCGTGCAGAACGCGTCCGAAACGCGCGAGTTCGTTTGGAACTTGGTCACTCGTGAACTGGGCGAAAAGATGAACGAGACCTCGGCCCCGCATCCGCATGGCGTGGACGAGTTTCCGCTGGCCGGCCTCACGGCGGTGCCGGGTCGGATGGTCAATGTCCCGCGCGTGGCGGAAAGCCGAGCTGCCATGGAGTGCAAGGTCATCGACATCGTTCAGTTTCGAAATACGGCAGGTGAAAAAGTGGAGGGCTGGCTGGTCCTGGGCGAGGTAGTGGCCGTCTACATCGATAAGCTGCTCCTCAAGAATGGCGTCTACCAGACCGCCAATGCGTATCCGATCATGCGTTCCGGCGGCTTGAATGACTATGTCCAAGTGACCCCCGAAACGGTCTTCCAGATCAACCGGCTGGCCGGCGCCAGCAGCCCGTCCAGTCATGGCACCAAATGA
- a CDS encoding xanthine dehydrogenase family protein molybdopterin-binding subunit: MVTRRTVLLSSAGVAGALGALMVGWTASPPKPRLVTTHPLPVGPGQSALNGWVKIGVDNTVGIVMCKAEMGQGIHTGLAMVLAEELDADWAQVRVERAPIDKIYQNIAGIIEGLPFHPDDDGTLKAIAGRITGKAMREFGLMLTGSSSSMRDLWLPMRQAGASARAMLVSAAAQQWKVPAAECRAEAGRVLHASGKSASFGELAGAAAGQPLPDSVVLKSPKAFKLIGQPRRRLEAASKMDGSARFGIDVLQPGMQYASVEMCPTLGGRVASFDAADAQKLPGVRKVFAVPGFNGGTGGVAVIADTPYHAMRAVKAVRVEWDHGMTAHVSTEEIYRRLSQSLNTHDGFSFYKHGDVDTALQRAAKTIQAEYRAPYLAHATMEPMNCTVQVKDGAATVWAATQVPDMARSAAAKVLGLEPEQVDLQMQLLGGGFGRRCEVDVIAQAAAIAREAGGVPVQTMWSREQDMTHDFYRPACVSRFQAGLDASGQLVGWVNASAGQAIVPQVMKRMLGLPGAGPDRTTSEGAFDQPYEWPSARIGHEVFELPVPVGFWRSVGHSHNAFFKESFLDEVAGAAGRDPVAFRAALLAKHPRQLKVLRRAAELSGWNKPLPAAADGTQRARGVALHQSFGSIVAQVAEVSVSADKRIRVHRVTCVIDCGLAINPNLIRQQMESAIVYGLSAALNDEVRIEKGQVQQTNFHNHPVLRLDECPVIETDIIASDASPEGVGEPGTPPIAPAVANALFTLTGQRLRSLPLKLT, encoded by the coding sequence ATGGTTACTCGAAGAACAGTATTGCTCAGCAGTGCCGGCGTTGCGGGTGCGCTCGGCGCTCTGATGGTCGGCTGGACGGCGTCACCGCCCAAGCCACGCCTGGTCACGACCCACCCGCTGCCCGTCGGTCCGGGCCAGTCGGCGCTGAATGGCTGGGTCAAGATCGGAGTGGACAACACGGTGGGCATCGTGATGTGCAAGGCCGAGATGGGCCAGGGCATTCACACCGGCCTGGCGATGGTACTGGCCGAAGAGCTGGACGCTGACTGGGCGCAGGTCCGTGTCGAGCGTGCGCCTATCGACAAGATCTACCAGAACATCGCCGGGATCATCGAGGGCCTGCCCTTTCACCCCGACGACGACGGGACACTGAAGGCCATCGCCGGGCGAATCACTGGCAAGGCGATGCGTGAGTTCGGCCTGATGCTCACCGGCTCATCCTCCAGCATGAGGGATCTGTGGTTGCCAATGCGCCAAGCCGGTGCTTCGGCGCGTGCGATGCTGGTGTCGGCGGCGGCGCAGCAGTGGAAGGTGCCGGCCGCCGAATGCCGCGCCGAGGCGGGCCGCGTGCTGCACGCGTCGGGCAAGAGCGCTTCGTTCGGCGAACTGGCCGGGGCGGCGGCAGGTCAGCCGTTGCCTGATTCCGTGGTGCTGAAGTCGCCCAAGGCGTTCAAGCTGATCGGCCAGCCGCGGCGGCGCCTCGAAGCCGCATCGAAGATGGACGGCAGCGCGCGCTTCGGCATTGACGTGCTGCAGCCAGGCATGCAGTACGCCAGTGTCGAGATGTGCCCGACGCTCGGTGGCCGCGTCGCCAGCTTCGATGCGGCGGATGCACAGAAGCTGCCTGGCGTGAGGAAGGTATTCGCAGTGCCCGGTTTCAACGGCGGCACCGGGGGCGTCGCGGTGATCGCCGACACGCCGTACCACGCGATGCGCGCGGTCAAGGCGGTGCGCGTCGAATGGGACCATGGCATGACTGCCCACGTTTCCACCGAGGAGATCTATCGGCGGCTGTCGCAATCGCTGAATACACACGATGGCTTCAGCTTCTACAAGCATGGTGACGTCGATACCGCACTTCAGCGCGCCGCGAAAACCATTCAGGCCGAGTACCGCGCGCCGTACCTGGCTCATGCAACCATGGAACCGATGAACTGCACCGTGCAGGTCAAGGATGGTGCGGCCACCGTGTGGGCAGCTACGCAGGTGCCCGACATGGCACGCAGCGCCGCGGCCAAGGTGCTGGGCCTTGAGCCCGAACAGGTCGACCTGCAGATGCAGTTGCTCGGCGGCGGCTTCGGCCGGCGCTGCGAGGTCGATGTGATCGCCCAAGCTGCCGCCATCGCCCGCGAGGCCGGCGGCGTACCGGTGCAGACGATGTGGTCGCGAGAGCAGGACATGACCCACGACTTCTACCGCCCGGCGTGCGTATCGCGCTTCCAGGCGGGGCTCGACGCCTCGGGCCAGTTGGTGGGCTGGGTGAACGCTTCGGCCGGCCAAGCCATCGTGCCGCAGGTCATGAAGCGCATGCTCGGACTCCCGGGCGCCGGACCCGACAGGACGACCTCGGAAGGCGCCTTCGACCAGCCTTACGAATGGCCGTCGGCGCGCATCGGTCACGAGGTATTTGAACTGCCCGTGCCCGTCGGTTTTTGGCGTTCGGTAGGGCATTCGCACAATGCCTTCTTCAAGGAAAGCTTTCTCGATGAGGTGGCCGGCGCCGCCGGCCGTGATCCGGTGGCCTTCCGCGCCGCACTCCTGGCGAAACACCCTCGGCAGCTGAAGGTGCTGCGGCGCGCCGCGGAGTTGTCGGGCTGGAACAAGCCCTTGCCTGCAGCGGCCGACGGCACCCAGCGCGCGCGCGGCGTGGCGCTGCACCAGTCCTTCGGGTCCATCGTGGCGCAAGTGGCCGAAGTGTCGGTGTCCGCCGACAAGCGCATTCGCGTGCACCGCGTCACCTGCGTGATCGATTGCGGCCTCGCCATCAACCCGAACCTCATCCGCCAGCAGATGGAAAGCGCCATCGTCTACGGTTTGTCGGCTGCGCTGAACGACGAAGTGCGTATCGAGAAGGGCCAGGTCCAGCAGACCAACTTCCACAACCACCCGGTGTTGCGGCTCGATGAATGCCCGGTGATCGAGACGGACATCATCGCCAGCGACGCGAGCCCTGAAGGCGTCGGCGAACCCGGCACGCCGCCGATCGCCCCCGCAGTGGCGAATGCCCTATTCACCCTCACTGGCCAGCGGCTGCGCAGCCTGCCGCTGAAGCTCACCTGA